In a single window of the Streptomyces sp. NBC_00285 genome:
- a CDS encoding FxsB family cyclophane-forming radical SAM/SPASM peptide maturase yields MVPFRQFLLKIHSRCNLACDYCYMYESADQSWRDRPKVMTPETVRRTAALIAGHARTHRLREVHVVLHGGEPLLVGAARLDAMLHVLADALDGVAALRLTLQTNGLRLAEDPALLPVLARHGVRIGVSLDGTAATHDRHRRRPDGRGSHTGVARALRLLTDGPHHALYAGLLCAIDLTADPVETYEALLEFSPPRLDLLLPHATWHTPPPGLGGRTTPPPAAPGAVPAEPVPYARWLCAVFDRWYGAPRRETGIRLFEEIAVLLLGGTARSESVGLTPVDLVVVETDGTIEQADSLKVTYPGAPATGLDVFQHTFADAARHEAFRARQRGLAGLAPVCAACTRSTVCGGGLYAHRYRPGATPTPFAAPSVYCADLAVLVDHIAGRLRQDVTALGTAAQPLP; encoded by the coding sequence ATGGTTCCCTTCCGGCAGTTCCTGCTGAAGATCCACAGCCGCTGCAACCTCGCCTGCGACTACTGCTACATGTACGAGTCGGCCGACCAGAGCTGGCGCGACCGCCCCAAGGTCATGACACCCGAGACCGTGCGCCGCACAGCCGCACTCATCGCCGGGCACGCCCGCACACACCGACTGCGCGAGGTCCACGTCGTCCTGCACGGCGGCGAACCGCTGCTGGTGGGCGCCGCCCGCCTGGACGCCATGCTGCACGTCCTCGCCGACGCCCTGGACGGAGTGGCCGCACTGCGGCTCACCCTGCAGACCAACGGCCTCAGGCTCGCCGAGGACCCGGCACTGCTGCCCGTCCTGGCCCGCCACGGAGTACGGATCGGCGTGAGCCTCGACGGCACCGCCGCCACCCACGACCGCCACCGCAGACGCCCCGACGGCCGGGGCAGCCACACCGGGGTCGCACGGGCACTGAGACTCCTCACCGACGGCCCCCACCACGCCCTGTACGCCGGACTGCTGTGCGCCATCGACCTCACCGCCGACCCGGTGGAGACCTACGAGGCCCTGCTGGAGTTCTCCCCGCCCCGACTGGACCTGCTCCTGCCGCACGCCACCTGGCACACCCCGCCGCCCGGACTCGGCGGCCGCACCACCCCGCCCCCGGCGGCACCCGGCGCCGTCCCCGCGGAACCGGTGCCGTACGCGCGCTGGCTGTGCGCGGTGTTCGACCGCTGGTACGGCGCACCGCGCAGGGAGACCGGGATCCGGCTCTTCGAGGAGATCGCCGTCCTGCTGCTCGGCGGAACCGCCCGCAGCGAGTCCGTCGGACTGACCCCGGTCGACCTCGTGGTCGTCGAGACCGACGGCACCATCGAGCAGGCCGACTCCCTCAAGGTGACCTATCCCGGGGCCCCGGCCACCGGCCTGGACGTCTTCCAGCACACCTTCGCCGACGCCGCCCGCCACGAGGCGTTCCGGGCCCGCCAGCGCGGCCTGGCCGGACTCGCCCCCGTCTGCGCGGCCTGCACCCGCTCGACGGTCTGCGGCGGCGGCCTCTACGCCCACCGCTACCGGCCCGGGGCCACGCCCACACCCTTCGCCGCCCCGTCCGTCTACTGCGCGGACCTCGCCGTCCTCGTCGACCACATCGCCGGACGCCTGCGCCAGGACGTCACAGCGCTCGGCACGGCCGCACAGCCGCTGCCCTGA
- the fxsT gene encoding FxSxx-COOH system tetratricopeptide repeat protein, whose amino-acid sequence MTSGPTGPGKIVTFYSYKGGTGRTMALANVGWILAAGGHRVLLVDWDLEAPGLHRYLHPLLVDPELRSSNGLINMVQAYVRTVLSPQAPPVRAAADGGSPARPAATAVAEDDGWLRAAADPTPYTIGLLLELPSGGRLDFLPAGRQSAAYSAAVTSFNWHSFYDRHGGGHFLQALRAEMVSSYDYVLIDSRTGVSDTSGICTILLPDILVDCFTMSVQSISGGVDAAAAVRRTAPRPIKVLPVPMRVEEAETERLEAGRDYSRAEFDTFLDWVPEEERSRYWGEIEIPYKAFYAYEEIPATVADRPRQERSLLTAFERLTDWISEGRVRRLAPLPADRRAELRAAYLRTPRTLPTQIYVSYAPLGRIWAEWVAEALESAGYQASLHSTVGPDGGVLPEVVGTLNGQGRVLALLTPEYPAQARAAAIRLQLAGYETPGGPGLVAVRLQDLDPAATEPYLESMAADLSRCGPAEAVDQLLAVLGLPAGRRLPDGSVPAVTTPSGFPGSMPPAVHLPSRNLSFTGRGPLLEQLRDNFTAGPSATVPSQVLYGLGGMGKTQIALEYAHRYKSAYDVVWWLDAAQPGLLPSALADLARDLGLEEGEDVRGTAEAVLRALGQGRPYDRWLLVYDNAGRPAELEGLLPEGPPGGHVLITSRDRAWVNSAGRAEVAVFSRAESVELLRRFSPSLAAGDAEQVAHELGDLPLAVGQAAAWLSESTMPVDIYLARLRDRPADILDDTRLPLREYPTSAAQTWKLAVDDLREGNRAAVEMLEICSFFGPDPIPTRLLFGRAVTRALTMDADDLRDDMAVAKLLRLLNRYGLARSDQGTETLTVHRLVQAVIRDGVGAQRWTELRGVVHTALADANRGNPESPADWDKYDELLPHLEPSRAAADPDPEVRKLIVDSVRYLWRRSLYGMADDLAVRTLERWARPDFPGGGPDDVHTLLLRTQLGNVLRSQGRLVEAYDVDSDVLRRFTATKGADHYDALAAAGNVGADLRNLGRYQEARKLDRNTYEVALREFGDDHQRTLMYANNLGMSEYLAGDRQAALALHRSAYDRQRQTQGSMKPRTLNLANNYARDLRETGELQQALSLLETTTRLYQQLLGDGHSDTLRARKNLAVALRRDGRYGEAHDIDKDIYNRYLVAHGADHYDTLAVTCNLASDLAALGDTGKALEEYSQRALDRYKDYLGEEHPVTLVCANNTSVYLRLLGRTDEALALSARTVDHLRTALGETHPYTYSCMLNHANDLVKSGRIQEAADIETQAREGLLPAIGPDHYDVIGSGSNLSLTLRALGRTEEADRLYEDSLTRARRTLGEDHPTTLAIARRVRLDSDIEPPTT is encoded by the coding sequence ATGACCAGTGGGCCCACCGGACCGGGCAAGATCGTCACGTTCTACTCGTACAAGGGCGGCACCGGACGCACCATGGCGTTGGCCAACGTCGGCTGGATCCTCGCCGCCGGCGGTCACCGTGTGCTCCTGGTCGACTGGGACCTGGAGGCGCCCGGCCTGCACCGCTATCTCCACCCGCTGCTGGTCGATCCCGAACTGCGCTCCTCCAACGGCCTGATCAACATGGTGCAGGCCTACGTCCGCACCGTACTGAGCCCCCAGGCGCCCCCGGTCCGCGCGGCCGCCGACGGCGGTTCCCCGGCACGCCCCGCGGCGACCGCCGTGGCGGAGGACGACGGCTGGCTGCGGGCCGCCGCGGACCCGACGCCGTACACCATCGGACTGCTGCTGGAACTGCCCTCCGGGGGCCGTCTGGACTTCCTGCCCGCCGGACGCCAGTCGGCCGCCTACTCGGCCGCCGTCACCAGCTTCAACTGGCACAGCTTCTACGACCGGCACGGCGGCGGGCACTTCCTGCAGGCCCTGCGCGCGGAGATGGTCTCCTCCTACGACTACGTGCTGATCGACAGCCGGACCGGAGTGAGCGACACCTCCGGCATCTGCACCATCCTCCTGCCCGACATCCTCGTCGACTGCTTCACCATGAGCGTCCAGAGCATCAGCGGCGGTGTGGACGCGGCGGCCGCCGTACGGCGCACCGCGCCCCGCCCCATCAAGGTGCTGCCGGTCCCCATGCGGGTCGAGGAGGCCGAGACCGAACGGCTGGAGGCCGGACGGGACTACTCCCGCGCCGAGTTCGACACCTTCCTGGACTGGGTGCCCGAAGAGGAACGCAGCCGCTACTGGGGCGAGATCGAGATCCCCTACAAGGCGTTCTACGCCTACGAGGAGATCCCCGCCACGGTCGCCGACCGGCCCCGGCAGGAACGGTCACTGCTCACCGCGTTCGAGCGGCTCACCGACTGGATCTCGGAAGGCCGGGTACGCCGGCTCGCACCCCTGCCCGCGGACCGGCGCGCCGAACTGCGCGCCGCCTACCTGCGGACCCCCCGCACGCTGCCCACCCAGATCTACGTCAGCTACGCGCCGCTCGGCCGGATCTGGGCCGAGTGGGTCGCGGAGGCCCTGGAGTCGGCCGGCTACCAGGCCTCGCTGCACAGCACGGTCGGCCCGGACGGCGGTGTCCTGCCCGAGGTGGTCGGCACCCTGAACGGCCAGGGCCGGGTACTGGCCCTGCTCACACCTGAGTACCCGGCCCAGGCGCGGGCCGCCGCGATCCGCCTCCAGCTGGCCGGGTACGAGACACCGGGCGGACCCGGTCTGGTCGCCGTCCGGCTCCAGGATCTCGACCCGGCGGCCACCGAGCCCTACCTCGAGAGCATGGCCGCCGACCTCAGCCGTTGCGGCCCGGCCGAGGCCGTCGACCAGCTCCTCGCCGTCCTCGGGCTGCCCGCCGGCCGCCGGCTGCCGGACGGTTCGGTCCCGGCGGTCACGACCCCGTCCGGATTCCCCGGCTCGATGCCGCCCGCCGTGCACCTGCCCTCCCGCAACCTGTCCTTCACCGGGCGCGGCCCGCTGCTCGAACAGCTGCGCGACAACTTCACCGCCGGACCCTCCGCCACCGTGCCCAGCCAGGTGCTGTACGGACTCGGCGGCATGGGCAAGACCCAGATCGCGCTGGAGTACGCGCACCGCTACAAGTCCGCCTACGACGTGGTCTGGTGGCTGGATGCCGCCCAGCCCGGCCTCCTGCCCTCCGCCCTCGCCGACCTCGCCCGCGACCTCGGCCTCGAGGAGGGCGAGGACGTGCGCGGCACCGCCGAAGCCGTGCTGCGCGCGCTGGGCCAGGGACGGCCGTACGACCGCTGGCTCCTGGTGTACGACAACGCCGGCCGCCCCGCGGAACTGGAGGGACTCCTCCCGGAGGGGCCGCCCGGCGGGCATGTGCTGATCACCTCGCGCGACCGTGCCTGGGTCAACAGCGCGGGCCGGGCCGAGGTGGCGGTCTTCAGCCGCGCGGAGAGCGTCGAACTGCTCCGCCGCTTCAGCCCCTCGCTCGCCGCCGGGGACGCGGAACAGGTCGCCCACGAACTCGGCGACCTGCCGCTGGCGGTGGGACAGGCGGCGGCCTGGCTGAGCGAGAGCACGATGCCCGTCGACATCTATCTCGCCCGGCTGCGCGACCGCCCCGCGGACATCCTCGACGACACCCGGCTGCCGCTGCGGGAGTACCCCACCTCCGCCGCCCAGACCTGGAAGCTGGCGGTGGACGACCTGCGCGAGGGCAACCGGGCCGCCGTGGAGATGCTGGAGATCTGCTCCTTCTTCGGCCCCGACCCGATCCCCACCCGGCTGCTGTTCGGCCGGGCCGTCACCCGGGCCCTGACCATGGACGCGGACGACCTGCGCGACGACATGGCCGTCGCGAAGCTGCTGCGCCTGCTCAACCGGTACGGGCTGGCCCGCAGCGACCAGGGCACCGAGACACTGACCGTGCACCGGCTGGTCCAGGCGGTCATCCGGGACGGGGTCGGCGCACAGCGCTGGACGGAACTGCGGGGCGTGGTGCACACCGCGCTGGCGGACGCCAACCGCGGCAATCCCGAGTCCCCCGCGGACTGGGACAAGTACGACGAGCTCCTGCCCCACCTGGAACCCTCACGCGCCGCCGCCGACCCCGACCCCGAGGTCCGCAAGCTGATCGTCGACTCGGTGCGCTACCTGTGGCGGCGCAGCCTCTACGGGATGGCCGACGACCTCGCCGTACGCACCCTGGAACGCTGGGCACGGCCCGACTTCCCCGGCGGCGGCCCCGACGACGTGCACACCCTGCTCCTGCGCACCCAACTGGGCAACGTACTGCGCTCGCAGGGGCGGCTGGTGGAGGCGTACGACGTCGACTCCGACGTGCTGCGGCGGTTCACCGCCACCAAGGGGGCCGACCACTACGACGCCCTCGCCGCGGCCGGCAACGTCGGCGCCGACCTGCGCAACCTCGGCCGCTACCAGGAAGCCCGCAAACTGGACCGCAACACCTACGAGGTGGCCCTGCGCGAGTTCGGCGACGACCACCAGCGGACCCTGATGTACGCCAACAACCTGGGCATGTCCGAATACCTGGCGGGCGACCGGCAGGCGGCCCTGGCCCTGCACCGGTCGGCCTACGACCGCCAGCGCCAGACCCAGGGCAGCATGAAGCCGCGCACCCTCAACCTGGCCAACAACTACGCCCGGGACCTGCGCGAGACGGGAGAACTCCAACAGGCACTGAGCCTCCTGGAGACCACCACCCGCCTCTACCAGCAGCTCCTCGGCGACGGGCACAGCGACACCCTGCGGGCCCGCAAGAACCTCGCCGTCGCCCTGCGCCGGGACGGCCGCTACGGCGAGGCCCACGACATCGACAAGGACATCTACAACCGCTACCTCGTGGCCCACGGCGCCGACCACTACGACACCCTCGCCGTCACCTGCAACCTGGCCAGCGACCTCGCCGCGCTCGGCGACACCGGCAAGGCGCTGGAGGAGTACTCCCAGCGGGCCCTCGACCGCTACAAGGACTACCTGGGCGAGGAGCACCCCGTCACCCTGGTCTGCGCGAACAACACCTCGGTGTATCTCAGACTGCTGGGCCGCACCGACGAGGCACTCGCGCTCTCGGCACGCACCGTGGACCACCTGCGCACCGCCCTGGGGGAGACCCACCCCTACACCTACAGCTGCATGCTCAACCACGCCAACGACCTGGTGAAGAGCGGCCGGATCCAGGAGGCCGCCGACATCGAGACGCAGGCGCGGGAGGGACTGCTGCCCGCGATCGGACCCGATCACTACGACGTCATCGGCAGCGGCTCCAACCTGTCCCTCACCCTGCGCGCCCTGGGGCGTACGGAGGAGGCGGACCGCCTTTACGAAGACTCCCTGACGCGGGCCAGACGCACCCTCGGAGAGGACCACCCGACGACCCTGGCCATCGCGCGCCGGGTACGGCTGGACTCCGACATCGAACCGCCGACCACCTGA
- a CDS encoding aKG-HExxH-type peptide beta-hydroxylase, protein MSAPPPDAPHAADSLALHDIDPGTFDAIARARGGGAAVTVLRRGQLGKRMLLTAALRRSSAAFEEPYRALARMHRENPDRWQQTMLHPYLDEGLARALAERAHGGDPDLTWFGELVHAGPAALSGPRLLTTECDGAVLRLRLADRGPFRAVHGHPPADTQTADEVRHWQQLLDGAWQILVRRHPWHAEAVAACLSTLVPLRPAPGGTSVSSAARRAYGAVALSPPADPVLLALTLVHEFLHIQLGALLDLVPLHGPVSQARYHAPWRPDPRPLDALLQGTYAHLGVCDFWSTEHTTAPPDLRAAREHTTWHGYTRDAVDTLLDSGELLPAGHRFTETMRGALASPPPTPPLP, encoded by the coding sequence GTGTCCGCCCCACCCCCCGACGCACCCCACGCCGCCGACTCCCTCGCCCTGCACGACATCGACCCCGGCACGTTCGACGCCATCGCCCGCGCCCGCGGCGGCGGTGCGGCCGTGACCGTGCTGCGGCGCGGCCAGCTCGGCAAACGCATGCTCCTGACGGCGGCCCTGCGCCGGTCCTCCGCCGCCTTCGAGGAGCCCTACCGAGCCCTCGCCCGCATGCACCGCGAGAACCCGGACCGCTGGCAGCAGACCATGCTCCACCCCTACCTGGACGAAGGACTGGCCCGCGCACTGGCCGAACGCGCCCACGGAGGCGACCCCGACCTCACCTGGTTCGGCGAACTCGTCCACGCGGGACCGGCCGCACTGTCCGGGCCACGCCTGCTGACCACCGAGTGCGACGGCGCCGTACTGCGGCTGCGGCTCGCCGACCGCGGCCCCTTCCGCGCCGTGCACGGCCACCCGCCGGCCGACACCCAGACCGCCGACGAGGTACGGCACTGGCAGCAACTCCTGGACGGCGCCTGGCAGATCCTGGTCCGCCGCCACCCCTGGCACGCCGAGGCAGTCGCCGCCTGTCTGTCCACCCTCGTGCCCCTGCGCCCCGCGCCCGGCGGCACCTCCGTGAGCTCCGCGGCCCGCCGGGCCTACGGCGCGGTCGCCCTGTCCCCGCCCGCCGACCCGGTACTCCTCGCCCTCACCCTGGTCCACGAGTTCCTGCACATCCAACTCGGCGCCCTGCTCGACCTGGTCCCGCTGCACGGCCCGGTGTCCCAGGCCCGCTACCACGCCCCGTGGCGCCCCGACCCCCGACCGCTGGACGCGCTCCTCCAGGGGACCTACGCCCACCTCGGCGTGTGCGACTTCTGGTCCACCGAACACACCACCGCCCCGCCCGACCTCCGGGCCGCACGGGAACACACCACCTGGCACGGCTACACCCGCGACGCCGTCGACACCCTCCTCGACAGCGGCGAACTCCTGCCGGCCGGACACCGCTTCACCGAGACGATGCGCGGGGCCCTGGCTAGTCCTCCGCCAACTCCGCCACTCCCGTGA
- a CDS encoding helicase C-terminal domain-containing protein: protein MSNPAVPPRSLAEALRARDDVSLAALLRARPDLITPVPTDLTQLATRAGTRASVVRALERLDRFALQTAEALAVAAEPAPYAELLALLTGDAGDAAVSAALPHALATLREQALVWGDEDRLRLVRTAREVLAPSPQHPSPTGLGPTVQEATAGMSPGRIQELVTAVGLGSTHDAVSAVASLADLFTDRKRMAVLLAGLAEESREVLSRLVWGPPYGQVTADPAPHLRRLLTLGLLVPTAPGTVVLPREVALHLRGGRAHREVEPLPPVVEPGVTHRPQVVDATAAGQAYTALATVEELLKDWDEGGPAVLRAGGLSVRDLKRTAVALDVAEPVAAFWVELAYAAGLLASDGEADERYAATPAHDEWLEQPSAQRWARLAEAWLTATRTSGLVGGRDAKDRTLSTLGPGLDRSAAPEVRHRVLTLLAGLPQGVAPSPGSVLARLRWERPLRGPQREDDVRSRLAEWTLKEAELLGVTGRGALSGHGRALLGAGVPKAPGVVPSGPGDKLPVHHHRERHPAVPEPLSRTEQAAASAAAARLLAPLLPEPLDHVLLQADLTAVAPGPLERPLADVLGVLADVESKGGATVYRFTPGSVRRALDAGQSASDLHAFLAAHSRTPIPQPLTYLIDDVARKHGHLRVGAASAYVRCDDDALLNEILADKRAAGLRLRRLAPTVLAAQADPASLLDGLRAMGFAPAAESAEGDVLITRALAHRTPPRTAPEPVPDGPPVPDATLLSAAIRAVRAGDLASTAAHRPTDRPAPVAGGLPRTGSAETLATMQAAVLTGESLWIGYVNAEGAASQRVIAPVRVEGGFVTAYDHTADEVRTYPLHRVTGVAELAED, encoded by the coding sequence ATGAGCAACCCGGCCGTACCGCCGCGCTCCCTCGCGGAAGCGCTCCGGGCCAGGGACGACGTGTCCCTGGCCGCGCTTTTGCGTGCCCGCCCCGATCTCATCACCCCTGTGCCCACGGACCTGACGCAGCTCGCGACACGGGCCGGGACGCGGGCGTCGGTGGTGCGGGCGCTGGAGCGGTTGGACCGTTTCGCGCTGCAGACCGCGGAGGCGCTGGCCGTCGCGGCGGAACCGGCGCCGTATGCGGAGCTGCTGGCGTTGCTGACCGGCGACGCGGGTGACGCGGCGGTCTCGGCGGCGCTGCCGCACGCCTTGGCGACCCTGCGGGAGCAGGCTCTGGTGTGGGGTGACGAGGACCGGCTGCGGCTGGTCCGCACGGCCCGTGAAGTGCTCGCGCCCTCGCCGCAGCATCCGTCGCCGACGGGGCTCGGTCCGACGGTGCAGGAGGCGACGGCGGGGATGTCCCCGGGTCGCATCCAGGAGCTCGTCACGGCGGTGGGGCTCGGTTCGACCCATGACGCGGTGTCGGCGGTGGCGTCGCTGGCGGATCTGTTCACGGACAGGAAGCGGATGGCGGTGCTGCTCGCCGGGTTGGCGGAGGAGTCCCGGGAGGTGCTTTCGCGGCTGGTCTGGGGGCCGCCGTACGGCCAGGTCACGGCCGACCCGGCGCCTCATCTGCGTCGCCTGCTCACCTTGGGGCTGTTGGTGCCGACGGCGCCCGGGACGGTCGTACTGCCTCGGGAGGTGGCCCTGCATCTGCGTGGTGGCCGGGCGCACCGTGAGGTGGAGCCGTTGCCGCCGGTCGTGGAGCCCGGCGTGACCCACCGTCCACAGGTTGTGGACGCGACGGCGGCGGGGCAGGCGTACACGGCGCTGGCGACCGTCGAGGAGTTGCTGAAGGACTGGGACGAGGGCGGGCCCGCGGTGTTGCGGGCGGGTGGCCTCAGTGTCCGTGACCTCAAGCGGACGGCTGTCGCGCTGGACGTGGCGGAGCCGGTGGCCGCGTTCTGGGTCGAGCTGGCGTATGCGGCGGGTCTGTTGGCTTCCGACGGGGAGGCCGATGAGCGGTATGCGGCGACTCCGGCGCACGACGAGTGGCTGGAGCAGCCCTCGGCGCAGCGCTGGGCGCGGCTGGCGGAGGCCTGGCTGACGGCGACGCGGACGTCGGGGTTGGTCGGTGGCCGGGACGCGAAGGACCGCACGCTGTCGACGCTCGGCCCGGGGCTGGACCGCAGTGCGGCGCCGGAGGTGCGGCATCGGGTGCTGACGTTGCTGGCGGGGCTGCCGCAGGGGGTGGCGCCGTCGCCCGGGTCGGTGCTGGCCCGGCTGCGTTGGGAGCGCCCGTTGCGGGGTCCGCAGCGGGAGGACGATGTGCGGTCGCGGCTGGCCGAGTGGACGCTGAAGGAGGCGGAGCTGCTGGGGGTGACGGGGCGGGGCGCGTTGTCGGGGCACGGGCGGGCGCTGCTGGGGGCGGGTGTGCCGAAGGCGCCGGGCGTGGTGCCTTCGGGCCCTGGGGACAAGCTCCCCGTGCATCATCATCGGGAGCGTCATCCTGCGGTCCCGGAGCCGCTCTCCCGCACCGAACAGGCCGCCGCGTCCGCCGCTGCGGCCCGGCTGCTGGCGCCGTTGCTGCCCGAGCCGCTCGATCACGTCCTGCTGCAGGCCGACCTGACCGCGGTGGCCCCCGGCCCGCTGGAACGGCCGCTCGCCGATGTGCTGGGTGTGCTCGCGGATGTGGAGTCGAAGGGCGGGGCGACGGTGTACCGGTTCACGCCCGGGTCGGTGCGCCGTGCCCTGGATGCCGGGCAGTCCGCGTCCGATCTGCATGCCTTCCTGGCCGCGCACTCGCGGACGCCGATCCCGCAGCCGTTGACGTATCTGATCGACGATGTGGCGCGCAAGCACGGCCATCTGCGGGTGGGTGCCGCTTCGGCGTACGTCCGCTGTGACGACGACGCGCTGCTGAACGAGATCCTCGCCGACAAGCGCGCCGCGGGTCTGCGGCTGCGTCGGCTGGCTCCGACGGTGCTGGCCGCGCAGGCCGATCCGGCGTCGCTTCTGGACGGTCTGCGGGCGATGGGTTTCGCACCGGCAGCCGAGTCCGCGGAGGGGGATGTTCTGATCACCCGTGCCCTCGCCCACCGCACTCCGCCGCGTACGGCTCCCGAACCCGTCCCGGACGGCCCCCCGGTCCCTGACGCGACCCTTCTCTCGGCTGCGATCCGGGCCGTGCGCGCGGGTGATCTGGCGTCCACGGCCGCGCACCGGCCGACCGACCGGCCTGCGCCGGTCGCCGGCGGGCTCCCTCGCACCGGTTCCGCCGAGACGCTGGCCACCATGCAGGCCGCCGTCCTCACGGGCGAGTCGCTGTGGATCGGCTACGTGAACGCGGAGGGTGCGGCCAGTCAGCGCGTCATCGCGCCCGTCCGTGTCGAGGGCGGCTTCGTGACGGCGTACGACCACACGGCGGACGAGGTCAGGACGTACCCGTTGCACCGGGTCACGGGAGTGGCGGAGTTGGCGGAGGACTAG